AAAGGATCAAGACGCTCGCGCAGTTCCATCATATCAGCTACAAAATCTTCAATTGAAAAATCTTTAATACGCTGATAAAATTCTGGGTCTTTTTCACGGAATATTTCCTTAAAATCCTTTTCAAAAATGAAATCAAGGGATAAAAATCCATCATTACTTTTTCTGTGAAGCTCTATTTCTTCCTTAGTTAGCAAAGAGCCATTCGAAAGATGTGAATCTTCTAAATGAAAACGAACCGCGGGAAGCATGCCGCTTCTGGAATGCATCATTATTTTAAAATCTGCACTTTCAGGGTTTAATTTAAAACAAAGAGCGTTATCTGTATCTTTTTCGAATGAACCGTTATTTCTTGCAAGTGTTCTTATGGCGTCAATTGCTGTTAACGAAGAACCTTTTACAGCAATTGGATGATTGAAATGCTTTGCCAGTTTTACAGGAGGATATGGTGCATCATAATAGCCTGAAACTTTGCCTTCATAACGCATCGGCCAGTTATGGCCTGTGCAGATAACTGCATAATCAAATTCATGTTCCATACCATTCACAGTTTCCACCCTCACGGTTTGATTTGTAGTGTCATAAATAATATCTGCAACTGTGCTTTCAAAATGTACGGTAGTTCTAATTCCCCTTTTCTTCCCTGTTTTACGCAATATTTCAAACTGCGCTGAAAGATAGCTTCCAAATAGAAGTCTCGGTATGACCTTATACTCATTAAATTGATCTGGTTTAAAATTATATTGCTGAAGCAATTCGGCAGGTGCAGTATAAATCCACTCCGACATTGCTGATACTATATGCGGTACTTCATTATCGGATACATTTGTGATATGCTCTATATTTGCCCCTTCCGTGCTGTAAGGCATTCCAGATCCAAGCTCCTTTTTTCTCTCAAAAATAGTAATCTCAAAATCA
This portion of the Flavobacterium gelatinilyticum genome encodes:
- a CDS encoding FAD/NAD(P)-binding protein; translation: MKTKSTKKRIAILGGGPSGLFVYKRLVESSSNDFEITIFERKKELGSGMPYSTEGANIEHITNVSDNEVPHIVSAMSEWIYTAPAELLQQYNFKPDQFNEYKVIPRLLFGSYLSAQFEILRKTGKKRGIRTTVHFESTVADIIYDTTNQTVRVETVNGMEHEFDYAVICTGHNWPMRYEGKVSGYYDAPYPPVKLAKHFNHPIAVKGSSLTAIDAIRTLARNNGSFEKDTDNALCFKLNPESADFKIMMHSRSGMLPAVRFHLEDSHLSNGSLLTKEEIELHRKSNDGFLSLDFIFEKDFKEIFREKDPEFYQRIKDFSIEDFVADMMELRERLDPFQLLRAEYVQAEKSIKRQESIYWKEMLAVLSFAMNHPAKYFSAEDMQRLQKVLMPLISIVIAFVPQKSCEELLALHQAGVLDLVPVGDDSTVEPQNGGGILYNFMDANNNQMSVYYKTFVDCVGQPHLSYDDFPFKSLLDQKAIRPARLKFKSSELGQTAFDTDPEKVEKDENGDYFLNVSGIAINDNFQIMDQYGAYNENLYIMAVPYIGGLNPDYSGLDFCEAASLRIVKDILRD